One region of Flavobacterium pisciphilum genomic DNA includes:
- a CDS encoding 2TM domain-containing protein yields the protein MGRLRRHMFEDYTGYNETPTNDERYNLAYRRVKRIKGFYSHLMIYILVNIFILIPSTNQGIFGNEEFWRWDNFSTTLFWGIGLAIHAISVFGRDLFFSVNWEERKIKEYMEKEANQKWE from the coding sequence ATGGGACGATTAAGAAGACATATGTTCGAAGATTATACTGGTTATAATGAAACCCCAACAAACGATGAACGTTATAACCTAGCCTATAGAAGAGTAAAAAGAATAAAAGGGTTCTACTCTCACTTAATGATATATATCTTGGTAAATATATTCATTCTTATTCCTAGTACAAACCAAGGCATTTTCGGGAATGAGGAATTCTGGAGATGGGATAATTTCTCTACAACATTGTTTTGGGGAATTGGTCTGGCAATACATGCAATATCAGTATTTGGAAGAGATCTGTTTTTTAGTGTGAACTGGGAAGAAAGAAAAATAAAAGAATACATGGAAAAAGAAGCCAATCAAAAATGGGAATAA
- a CDS encoding LytR/AlgR family response regulator transcription factor → MRTIIIEDEKPAARLLQRKLDKINVPVTIMLHSVVEAIDWFSKNEHPDLIFLDIQLSDGLSFEIFEKIDIKSAVIFTTAYDEYALKAFKLNSIDYLLKPIDEDDLDVAVTKFKSRLPKTENPTQNIEIDFEQIKKMLSNPFEKIYKKRFTVKVGQHLKVIVTDEIECFFSENKGTYLHTTDNRNYLIDTTLEILEQELDPKDFYRVSRKFIVPLPAIKEIVLYSNSRLKIILPTYKEEEVIVSREKVSDFKNWIG, encoded by the coding sequence ATGAGAACAATAATTATAGAAGACGAAAAACCAGCCGCACGGTTATTGCAACGTAAACTTGATAAAATAAACGTTCCTGTAACTATAATGCTTCACTCAGTTGTAGAGGCAATTGATTGGTTTTCTAAAAATGAACATCCTGATTTAATATTTCTTGATATTCAATTATCTGACGGATTATCGTTTGAAATTTTTGAAAAAATAGATATCAAAAGTGCTGTAATTTTTACAACTGCCTATGATGAATATGCCTTAAAAGCTTTTAAACTCAATAGCATCGATTATCTATTAAAACCAATAGACGAAGATGATCTGGATGTAGCGGTAACTAAATTCAAATCTCGTTTGCCAAAAACAGAGAACCCGACACAAAATATTGAAATTGATTTTGAACAGATTAAAAAAATGCTTTCAAATCCGTTTGAGAAAATTTATAAAAAAAGATTCACTGTTAAAGTCGGGCAACATTTAAAAGTTATTGTAACCGATGAGATAGAATGTTTTTTTAGCGAAAACAAAGGAACTTATTTACACACTACTGATAATCGAAATTACTTAATTGATACAACTCTAGAAATTTTAGAACAAGAGCTTGACCCAAAAGATTTTTATCGTGTGAGCCGAAAATTTATTGTTCCTCTTCCTGCTATCAAAGAAATTGTATTGTACAGTAATTCTCGTTTAAAAATAATCTTGCCTACGTATAAAGAAGAGGAAGTAATTGTAAGTCGTGAGAAAGTTTCTGATTTTAAAAACTGGATAGGATAA
- a CDS encoding CDP-alcohol phosphatidyltransferase family protein: MSKLAAQDKFYDLSDYGRPFGRFFAKKLQNTRFTPIDVTLLFGISGLVAIYCILENYFYLAGLFIILKSVIDAADGELARIKKTPSYTGRYLDSIFDIVLNFLFLISICYVSKTTFPITVLAFFCIQLQGTLYNYYYVILRNKSVGGDRTSKIFEDKIPKALPGEKQKTVILLHQVYIVVYGLFDKIIHTLDSDAYKVKTFPNWFMTFVSLYGLGFQLLLIALMLAMDGIEYIAPFFIGYSVLIFVMIGIRKYFYPIQK; the protein is encoded by the coding sequence ATGTCTAAACTTGCAGCACAGGATAAATTTTATGATTTATCAGATTATGGAAGACCTTTTGGAAGGTTTTTTGCGAAAAAGTTACAAAATACACGATTTACACCTATTGATGTAACCTTGCTTTTTGGAATTTCGGGGTTAGTTGCGATTTATTGTATTCTAGAAAACTATTTTTATTTAGCTGGTTTATTTATAATACTAAAGTCAGTTATCGATGCAGCCGATGGAGAATTGGCGCGTATAAAAAAGACCCCTTCATATACAGGAAGATATCTAGATAGTATATTTGATATTGTCTTGAATTTTTTGTTTTTAATAAGTATATGTTATGTTTCTAAAACAACTTTTCCAATTACTGTACTTGCCTTTTTTTGTATTCAGCTACAAGGCACTTTGTATAATTACTACTATGTGATTTTACGAAATAAATCGGTGGGAGGAGATAGAACAAGTAAGATCTTTGAAGATAAAATTCCAAAAGCTTTACCGGGCGAAAAACAAAAAACAGTCATTCTTCTGCATCAGGTTTATATAGTAGTTTATGGACTTTTTGATAAAATAATTCACACACTCGATAGCGATGCTTATAAGGTGAAAACGTTTCCGAATTGGTTTATGACCTTTGTTTCTTTGTATGGTTTAGGTTTTCAGTTATTGCTAATTGCATTAATGTTGGCAATGGACGGCATTGAGTATATCGCTCCTTTTTTTATTGGTTACTCTGTCTTAATCTTTGTGATGATAGGAATTAGAAAATATTTTTATCCCATTCAAAAATAA
- a CDS encoding COX15/CtaA family protein, with the protein MKRENKSVIIWLLSGCFLLFLMVVVGGITRLTNSGLSMTDWHLVTDTFPPMSEAKWNEAFEQYKKFPEYQKINIHNDFQLSDYKMIYFWEWFHRFIGRIIGMVFFIPFVYFLIKKKLDSSTIKKCIVLLAMGGFQGFLGWFMVRSGLIDNPDVSHFRLSLHLTFAFVTFAYTLWVALDLIYPERNKITINITLRNIARIALAFLLIQIIYGGFVAGLNAGLIHNHWPLMSDGEFIHDSVFIEQPTLIQNLIEGKSGVQFVHRTFAYVVVAIILFLYFKSTQFALNKTQSTGIKVLVVFVFLQFILGVFTLLYHVPIALGLIHQIMAFFLLSAMTYTLHRLSK; encoded by the coding sequence ATGAAAAGAGAAAATAAATCAGTAATCATTTGGCTTTTGTCAGGATGTTTTTTATTGTTTTTAATGGTTGTAGTAGGGGGGATTACCCGCTTAACAAACTCAGGATTATCAATGACCGATTGGCATTTGGTAACAGATACTTTTCCTCCTATGAGCGAGGCAAAATGGAATGAGGCTTTTGAACAATATAAAAAGTTTCCAGAATATCAAAAGATAAATATTCATAATGATTTTCAGCTTTCAGATTATAAAATGATTTATTTCTGGGAATGGTTTCACCGTTTTATCGGGCGAATCATTGGAATGGTTTTCTTTATTCCTTTTGTTTATTTTTTAATCAAGAAGAAACTAGACAGCTCTACAATAAAAAAATGCATCGTTCTTTTGGCAATGGGTGGTTTCCAAGGTTTCTTAGGATGGTTTATGGTACGAAGCGGTTTAATTGACAATCCAGATGTAAGCCATTTTAGACTTTCACTACATTTAACTTTTGCTTTTGTGACCTTTGCTTATACATTATGGGTAGCGTTGGATTTAATATATCCAGAGAGAAATAAAATAACCATTAATATTACACTCCGTAATATTGCTAGGATTGCTTTGGCTTTTCTTTTGATACAAATAATTTATGGAGGATTTGTAGCTGGTTTAAATGCCGGATTAATACACAATCATTGGCCATTAATGAGTGATGGAGAATTTATTCATGATTCGGTTTTTATTGAACAGCCTACACTTATCCAAAATTTGATAGAAGGTAAAAGTGGTGTGCAGTTTGTACACAGAACATTTGCTTATGTAGTTGTTGCTATTATACTTTTCTTATACTTTAAAAGCACACAATTTGCTCTTAACAAGACACAATCTACAGGGATTAAAGTATTAGTTGTTTTTGTGTTTTTGCAGTTTATTCTAGGTGTTTTTACACTTTTGTATCATGTACCTATTGCATTAGGTTTAATTCACCAAATAATGGCATTTTTCCTTTTAAGTGCAATGACTTATACATTACATAGATTAAGTAAATAA
- a CDS encoding CCA tRNA nucleotidyltransferase, with translation MNYKGALQNKIFEIISQASQELNVDSYVIGGFVRDLLLNRDSKKDIDIVAVGSGIELALKVSELLPKQPKVQVFKTYGTAMLRFEDTEIEFVGARKESYHFESRNPVVEDGTLQDDQNRRDLTINALALSLNKATFGDLSDPFDGLTDLENKIVKTPLDPDITFSDDPLRMLRAIRFANQLGFEIEENSLKSITKNAERINIISGERIVDELNKILSTDKPSIGFLLLFQTGLLDIILPELTALNQVEEIEGHTHKNNFYHTLEVVDNICPNTDDVWLRWSALLHDIGKAPTKRFSKKQGWTFHGHEFLGGKMVKKIFERLHMPLNNKMKFVQKMVIMSSRPIVLSQDIVTDSAVRRLVFDAGEDVENLMILCEADITTKNPNKFKKYHKNFEIVRRKIVEVEERDHVRNFQPPISGEEIMEIYNLKPSKEIGMLKEAIKEAILEGEIPNEYDAAYEFMLKKGEKLGLVKVGK, from the coding sequence ATAAATTATAAAGGTGCTCTGCAAAATAAAATTTTCGAAATTATCTCGCAAGCTTCTCAAGAACTCAATGTAGATAGTTATGTAATTGGTGGGTTTGTAAGAGATTTGCTTTTAAATCGAGATTCCAAAAAAGACATTGATATAGTTGCTGTAGGAAGTGGGATTGAATTGGCATTAAAAGTTTCAGAATTACTACCAAAACAACCTAAAGTACAGGTTTTTAAAACATACGGAACAGCAATGTTACGTTTTGAAGATACTGAAATTGAATTTGTTGGCGCACGAAAAGAATCCTACCATTTTGAAAGTCGAAATCCTGTTGTAGAAGACGGGACACTTCAGGACGACCAAAACCGTCGTGATTTGACTATAAATGCATTAGCATTATCTTTAAACAAAGCTACTTTCGGAGATTTATCAGATCCTTTTGATGGATTAACCGATTTAGAAAATAAAATTGTCAAAACTCCTCTTGATCCAGATATTACTTTTTCTGATGATCCATTGCGTATGTTACGTGCAATTCGATTTGCAAACCAACTAGGATTTGAAATTGAAGAAAACTCTTTGAAGTCAATTACTAAAAATGCGGAGCGAATCAATATTATCTCAGGTGAGCGAATTGTTGATGAATTAAATAAAATCCTTTCTACAGATAAACCTTCAATTGGGTTTTTATTGTTGTTTCAAACAGGACTTCTTGATATTATTTTGCCAGAGTTAACGGCATTGAATCAAGTTGAAGAAATAGAAGGGCATACTCATAAAAATAATTTTTACCATACACTAGAAGTGGTCGATAATATTTGTCCAAATACGGATGATGTTTGGTTGCGTTGGTCAGCTTTATTGCATGATATTGGAAAAGCACCAACAAAGCGTTTTAGCAAAAAACAAGGTTGGACATTTCACGGACATGAGTTTTTAGGTGGTAAAATGGTCAAAAAGATATTTGAGCGTTTGCATATGCCATTGAACAACAAAATGAAGTTTGTGCAAAAGATGGTTATCATGAGCTCACGACCAATTGTATTATCACAAGATATTGTGACTGATAGCGCTGTGCGTCGTTTGGTTTTTGATGCAGGTGAAGATGTAGAGAATTTAATGATTCTGTGTGAGGCTGATATCACAACCAAAAACCCTAATAAATTTAAGAAATACCATAAAAACTTTGAAATCGTACGAAGGAAAATCGTTGAGGTAGAAGAGCGCGATCATGTTCGTAATTTTCAACCACCAATTTCGGGAGAAGAGATTATGGAAATTTATAATCTAAAACCTTCTAAAGAAATCGGAATGCTAAAAGAAGCCATTAAAGAAGCTATTCTTGAAGGTGAAATTCCAAATGAATACGATGCAGCGTATGAATTTATGCTGAAAAAAGGAGAAAAGTTAGGACTAGTTAAAGTTGGAAAGTAG
- the yaaA gene encoding peroxide stress protein YaaA has protein sequence MKIVISPAKSLNFEKELPTSQYTEASLLKEARQVHKILKQKKPSELSELMHISDKLAQLNWERNQEWKTPFTPENARPAIFTFDGDVYTGLDAYTIPVEKLDVLQDKLRILSGLYGILKPLDLIQAYRLEMGTKLPIGEAKNLYEFWKETVTKTLNKELKKDELFVNLASNEYFSAVDVKTLKVPVITPDFKDYKDGKLKIISFFAKKARGMMVRYIIDTNAETIDDLKGFNYEGYQFDANLSKGNHLVFTR, from the coding sequence ATGAAAATTGTTATATCGCCTGCAAAATCTTTAAATTTCGAAAAAGAATTACCAACTTCTCAATATACTGAAGCTAGTTTATTAAAAGAAGCTAGACAAGTTCATAAAATTTTAAAACAAAAGAAACCTTCAGAATTATCTGAATTAATGCATATTTCGGATAAATTGGCTCAATTAAACTGGGAACGCAATCAGGAATGGAAAACTCCTTTTACTCCCGAAAATGCTCGTCCTGCAATATTTACTTTTGATGGTGATGTATATACTGGCTTAGATGCTTATACGATTCCTGTAGAGAAACTAGATGTTTTACAAGATAAACTACGCATACTATCTGGTTTGTATGGTATTTTAAAACCATTGGATTTAATTCAAGCTTACCGATTAGAAATGGGAACTAAATTACCTATTGGCGAAGCAAAAAACCTATATGAATTCTGGAAAGAAACTGTTACAAAAACACTAAACAAAGAGCTTAAAAAAGACGAGCTGTTTGTAAATCTTGCAAGTAATGAATATTTCTCAGCTGTAGACGTTAAAACTTTGAAAGTTCCTGTAATTACTCCTGACTTTAAAGATTATAAAGACGGAAAACTTAAAATAATTAGCTTCTTTGCTAAGAAAGCAAGAGGAATGATGGTGCGTTACATTATAGATACCAATGCAGAAACCATTGATGACTTAAAAGGTTTTAATTATGAAGGTTATCAATTTGATGCTAACCTTTCTAAAGGAAATCATTTGGTTTTTACACGATAA
- a CDS encoding M1 family metallopeptidase, with amino-acid sequence MKRKISQLLLFAFVCVAQYSFAQELYMPRNIKEAYAKGTRSMDGKPGKNYWQNHGKYTIDLTVNPDTRIVSGTETIIYENNSNDTLRNLPIRFVNNLHKPSSPRGGAVSDDFLSDGLTITSLKIEGETYKEDGRSWGTIGRVKMNKPMLPHSKITINIDWYYPLSKESGREGQIDNTTFFAAYSYPRVTVFDDYYGWDMLPHTDRQEFYNDFNDYVYSVKAPKNYVVYGTGDLLNPDEVLQPEFSARLKQSYTTDAILHIANEQEMKSGLVTKQNDWNVWKFEAKNILDVCFGLSDHYLWDASSVVVDKKTNRRASVQAAYDIKGTDFVVSVKNNRYALDWFSNNWPGIPYPFSKMTAFQGFADMEYPMMCNDSQMGDPIFAQLVQDHEVAHTYFPFYMGTNETRYAFMDEGWATTFEYLIGISQRGKEEADEFYKKFRVNKYINDPSAEQDQPIISMSTQLSGAGYSNNAYGKSSLSYLALKDLLGDDLFKKSLHAYMDNWNGKHPIPWDYFNSFNSASGKNLNWFFNNWFFTNNYIDIAVDKVDTKAKKTIVTIKNKGGFAIPFDVNVVYADDTKETLHQTPAIWEANQKNARITLNATKKIKSITVDGGIFVDATPKNNTWIAK; translated from the coding sequence ATGAAAAGAAAAATATCTCAATTGCTATTATTTGCATTTGTATGTGTGGCACAATATAGTTTTGCACAAGAACTGTATATGCCAAGAAATATAAAAGAAGCATATGCAAAAGGAACCCGTTCTATGGACGGAAAACCCGGAAAAAACTATTGGCAGAATCATGGTAAATACACAATAGATCTAACAGTAAATCCTGATACTAGAATTGTAAGCGGAACTGAAACTATTATTTATGAAAATAATAGTAATGATACGTTAAGGAATTTGCCGATTCGGTTTGTAAATAATCTTCATAAGCCATCTTCACCAAGAGGTGGAGCTGTTAGTGATGATTTTTTGAGTGATGGTCTGACAATTACATCTTTAAAAATTGAAGGTGAGACATATAAAGAAGATGGAAGAAGTTGGGGAACAATAGGAAGAGTGAAAATGAATAAACCAATGCTTCCTCATTCTAAAATTACAATCAATATTGATTGGTATTATCCATTGTCTAAAGAAAGTGGAAGAGAAGGGCAAATAGATAACACAACATTTTTTGCGGCGTATAGTTATCCTCGTGTTACAGTTTTTGATGATTATTACGGCTGGGATATGTTGCCACATACAGACCGCCAAGAGTTCTATAATGATTTTAATGATTATGTGTATTCTGTAAAAGCGCCTAAAAATTATGTGGTTTATGGAACAGGTGATTTATTAAATCCAGATGAGGTTTTACAACCAGAATTTTCGGCACGATTAAAACAATCCTATACTACAGATGCCATTTTGCATATAGCTAACGAGCAAGAAATGAAAAGTGGACTTGTTACCAAACAGAACGATTGGAATGTTTGGAAGTTTGAAGCTAAAAATATTTTAGATGTTTGTTTTGGTTTAAGTGATCATTATTTATGGGATGCAAGTAGTGTTGTTGTAGATAAAAAAACAAATCGTCGTGCAAGTGTTCAGGCTGCTTATGATATAAAAGGAACTGACTTTGTTGTTTCTGTAAAAAATAATAGATATGCTTTGGATTGGTTTTCGAATAATTGGCCAGGTATCCCTTATCCGTTTTCTAAGATGACTGCTTTCCAAGGTTTTGCTGATATGGAATACCCAATGATGTGTAATGATTCTCAGATGGGGGATCCTATTTTTGCACAACTTGTTCAAGATCATGAAGTAGCACATACTTACTTCCCTTTCTATATGGGGACAAACGAAACTCGTTATGCGTTTATGGATGAAGGTTGGGCGACTACATTCGAATATTTAATAGGTATATCACAACGTGGAAAAGAAGAGGCAGATGAATTTTATAAAAAGTTTAGAGTTAATAAATATATCAATGATCCATCTGCAGAACAAGATCAGCCAATAATATCAATGTCAACACAGCTTTCTGGTGCTGGATATAGCAATAATGCATACGGTAAATCGTCATTGTCTTATTTGGCTTTAAAAGATTTACTTGGGGATGATCTTTTCAAAAAATCATTACATGCTTATATGGATAATTGGAACGGTAAACATCCTATTCCTTGGGATTACTTTAATTCATTTAATAGCGCTTCTGGGAAAAACTTGAATTGGTTTTTTAATAATTGGTTCTTTACTAATAATTATATAGATATTGCTGTAGATAAAGTAGATACTAAAGCGAAGAAAACTATTGTAACTATTAAGAATAAAGGTGGTTTTGCGATTCCTTTTGATGTAAATGTTGTTTATGCTGATGATACAAAAGAAACGCTACATCAAACTCCTGCAATATGGGAAGCCAACCAGAAAAATGCTAGAATTACTCTTAATGCTACCAAAAAAATCAAATCAATAACAGTCGATGGTGGAATTTTTGTAGATGCTACACCAAAGAATAATACTTGGATCGCTAAGTAA
- a CDS encoding NADP-dependent glyceraldehyde-3-phosphate dehydrogenase, whose product MNFIPEEYQINTPLVQDTYLVNGELKKWTGQTTPVFSTISSTEKYTPTLLGSIPFMGEHEAMEVVESATAAYNKGQGLWPTMKVVDRIKCMENFVSQMKTTRAEVVKLLMWEIGKSLGDSEKEFDRTVEYIYDTIESYKELNTRGASFTKVQGINAMVRRGPLGVVLCLGPYNYPLNETFSLLIPALIMGNPVIFKPAKHGVLLLTPLLEAFRSSFPKGVINIVYGRGREVASPIMKSGKVDILALIGNSKSAIALQDQHPNKNRLRLVLGLEAKNPAIILPDADLDLAIQECITGTLSFNGQRCTALKILYVHESIAEEFNKRFSAKVDALVFGNPWDKSVSLTPLPEPEKPHYIQELIHDATHKGAKIINEKGGLHTENYIFPAVLFPINKKMRVYHEEQFGPVVPILTFKDIQEPLNDMAESNYGQQVSLFGKDIKTIAPLIDTLVNLVCRVNLNSSCQRGPDVFPFTGRKDSAVGTLSIHDALRSFSIRTFVASKDNDYNNAILQELLNSKESNFINTDYIL is encoded by the coding sequence ATGAATTTTATACCAGAGGAATACCAAATAAATACTCCATTGGTACAGGATACGTATCTTGTAAATGGAGAATTAAAAAAATGGACAGGGCAAACCACACCTGTATTTTCTACAATTTCTTCTACTGAAAAATATACTCCAACTTTGTTGGGATCTATTCCTTTTATGGGTGAGCATGAGGCTATGGAAGTTGTTGAATCTGCAACTGCGGCTTACAATAAAGGACAAGGTTTATGGCCTACAATGAAAGTTGTAGATCGTATAAAATGTATGGAGAATTTTGTTTCTCAGATGAAAACCACTCGTGCAGAAGTTGTAAAACTATTGATGTGGGAAATCGGAAAATCATTAGGAGATTCAGAGAAAGAATTTGATAGAACGGTAGAGTATATCTATGATACAATCGAAAGTTATAAGGAGCTGAATACTCGTGGAGCTAGTTTCACTAAAGTACAAGGAATAAACGCCATGGTTCGAAGAGGACCGCTTGGGGTAGTATTGTGCCTTGGACCTTATAATTACCCATTAAATGAAACATTCTCTTTGCTTATTCCAGCATTAATTATGGGGAATCCTGTAATCTTTAAACCAGCAAAACATGGTGTTTTATTATTAACTCCTTTATTAGAAGCTTTTAGAAGTAGTTTCCCAAAAGGAGTCATTAATATTGTATATGGTAGAGGTAGAGAAGTAGCATCGCCAATAATGAAATCTGGAAAAGTTGATATTCTAGCTTTAATTGGAAATAGTAAATCGGCTATTGCTTTACAAGATCAGCATCCGAATAAAAATAGATTGCGTTTAGTATTGGGACTGGAAGCAAAAAATCCTGCCATAATTTTGCCTGATGCCGATTTAGATTTGGCAATTCAGGAATGCATAACAGGGACACTATCATTTAACGGGCAACGTTGTACAGCATTGAAGATTTTATATGTGCACGAATCTATAGCCGAAGAATTTAATAAACGCTTTTCAGCAAAAGTAGATGCCTTGGTTTTTGGAAATCCTTGGGATAAATCGGTTTCATTAACACCTCTTCCAGAGCCAGAAAAACCACATTATATACAGGAGTTAATTCATGATGCAACGCATAAGGGGGCAAAAATAATTAATGAAAAAGGAGGATTACATACGGAGAATTATATATTCCCTGCAGTTTTATTTCCTATAAATAAAAAAATGCGTGTATATCACGAAGAACAATTTGGACCAGTTGTACCAATCTTAACTTTTAAGGATATTCAAGAACCTTTAAATGATATGGCTGAGTCTAATTATGGACAACAAGTGAGTCTGTTTGGTAAAGACATCAAAACGATTGCACCACTTATCGATACATTGGTAAATTTAGTGTGCAGAGTAAACTTGAATAGTTCTTGCCAAAGAGGGCCAGATGTTTTCCCGTTTACTGGTCGTAAAGATTCGGCTGTAGGAACTTTAAGTATTCACGATGCATTGCGTTCGTTCTCTATTAGAACCTTTGTAGCATCAAAAGATAATGATTACAATAATGCCATTTTGCAAGAATTATTAAATAGTAAAGAATCGAATTTTATAAATACCGATTATATCTTGTAG
- a CDS encoding rhodanese-like domain-containing protein — MNLSQEDWVAQFEADENAVILDVRTEDEYNDGYIENALNIDINKGQAFIYELEELDKNKNYYVYCRSGARSAKACQIMNEMGFDNAYNLLGGILAWEGDTVTP, encoded by the coding sequence ATGAATTTATCACAAGAAGATTGGGTAGCTCAATTTGAAGCTGACGAAAATGCAGTTATACTTGATGTAAGAACTGAAGACGAATATAATGATGGCTATATAGAAAATGCTCTTAATATTGATATCAATAAAGGACAGGCTTTTATATATGAGCTAGAAGAATTAGATAAAAATAAAAACTATTATGTGTATTGTCGTTCTGGAGCCAGAAGTGCTAAAGCGTGCCAAATAATGAATGAAATGGGGTTTGATAACGCCTATAATTTGTTAGGAGGAATACTGGCCTGGGAAGGAGATACTGTTACACCATAA
- a CDS encoding Crp/Fnr family transcriptional regulator has product MQNPLKNIFPNFSNELISAIEENASLQDYESGTILMRTGQYIKNTVLITKGKIKIYREGEDGGEFFMYYLQPGQACAISMICATKSEKSQIMAKVVEDVSVVMIPLNLMDKWMMEHRSWYEFVIETYRNRFEEVLEVVDSIAFRSMDERLEFYLKRHKDACGCNELKASHQEIATELNTSREVISRLLKKMEQRGLVKLNRNQIELLK; this is encoded by the coding sequence ATGCAAAATCCTTTAAAAAATATTTTTCCAAATTTCTCTAATGAATTAATTTCTGCTATCGAAGAAAATGCAAGTCTACAAGATTACGAATCTGGAACAATCTTAATGCGCACTGGGCAATACATCAAAAACACAGTTTTAATAACAAAAGGAAAGATAAAAATATATCGTGAGGGCGAAGATGGCGGTGAGTTTTTCATGTATTACTTACAACCAGGACAAGCCTGTGCTATATCAATGATTTGCGCTACCAAGAGCGAGAAAAGTCAAATTATGGCTAAGGTAGTCGAGGATGTTTCAGTAGTTATGATCCCATTAAATTTAATGGATAAATGGATGATGGAGCACCGCAGCTGGTATGAATTTGTAATAGAAACATACCGAAACCGTTTTGAAGAAGTCTTGGAGGTTGTAGATAGTATCGCTTTCCGTTCTATGGATGAACGATTGGAGTTTTACCTCAAACGTCATAAAGATGCTTGTGGGTGCAATGAACTAAAAGCATCACATCAGGAAATTGCTACTGAACTCAATACATCAAGAGAAGTAATTTCAAGATTACTAAAAAAAATGGAACAACGCGGTTTAGTAAAATTAAACAGAAACCAAATTGAACTTTTGAAATAA
- a CDS encoding sulfite exporter TauE/SafE family protein, whose protein sequence is MEYLGYFASIIIGISLGLIGGGGSILTIPILVYLFKINPGQATTYSLFIVGITALFGSYSHYKMGNLKLKSALYFAVPSVVSILIIREVIFPQIASTLFSIASYTVSKDFLIMLIFSVLMITAAISMIRKNKPELKTTTTNYTQLSIIGFIVGIVTGFLGAGGGFLIIPALIFFANLPMKQAVGTSLLIIFINSSIGFGGDLYIGTPVDYTFLIEISGIALLGMLIGTQLSKKIDGTKLKPIFGWFVLIMGFYIITKEVFF, encoded by the coding sequence ATGGAATATTTAGGTTATTTTGCTTCAATCATCATAGGAATCTCATTAGGTTTAATTGGCGGTGGCGGATCGATATTAACTATTCCAATTCTAGTTTATCTATTTAAAATAAATCCAGGACAAGCAACCACCTATTCATTATTTATAGTAGGTATTACAGCTTTATTCGGAAGTTATAGCCATTACAAAATGGGGAATCTTAAACTAAAATCAGCATTGTATTTTGCTGTTCCATCAGTTGTTTCGATTCTAATCATACGAGAAGTAATCTTCCCTCAAATAGCTTCAACACTATTTTCTATTGCTTCCTATACCGTTTCCAAAGATTTTCTAATCATGCTGATTTTTTCAGTGCTGATGATAACAGCAGCAATCTCGATGATTCGAAAAAACAAACCAGAACTAAAAACAACCACAACAAATTACACTCAACTTAGTATAATTGGGTTTATCGTTGGAATCGTAACTGGTTTTCTTGGTGCTGGTGGAGGTTTTTTAATCATTCCAGCCTTAATATTCTTCGCTAATCTACCTATGAAGCAAGCTGTAGGAACTTCATTGCTTATTATTTTCATCAATTCGTCGATAGGGTTCGGAGGTGATTTATACATTGGAACACCTGTAGATTATACCTTTTTAATAGAAATTTCTGGTATTGCTCTTTTGGGAATGCTAATAGGAACCCAACTTTCAAAGAAAATTGATGGCACAAAACTAAAACCAATATTCGGTTGGTTTGTACTAATAATGGGATTTTATATCATTACCAAAGAAGTTTTCTTTTAG